A portion of the Carya illinoinensis cultivar Pawnee chromosome 11, C.illinoinensisPawnee_v1, whole genome shotgun sequence genome contains these proteins:
- the LOC122282810 gene encoding expansin-like B1, whose protein sequence is MGLPILENQVGILCVIMVLLLPVLCASQDTFTSSRATYYGSPDCYGTQSGACGFGEFGRTVNDGSVTGVSRLYRNGTGCGACYQVRCKTPQYCSKDGVNVVVTDYGEGDKTDFILSPRAYARLARPNVVLDLFARGVIDIEYRRVSCHYSRYNLMFKVHENSRYPNYLAITVIYAAEMNDITAVELWQEDCKQWKGMRKAFGAVWDMANPPSGSIKLRFQVSGSTWVQSKYDLPALWSVGVAFWF, encoded by the exons ATGGGGCTTCCAATACTTGAAAACCAAGTTGGTATTCTTTGTGTAATCATGGTACTGCTCTTGCCTGTTCTATGTGCCTCTCAAGACACTTTTACTTCTTCAAGAGCAACCTACTACGGTAGTCCTGACTGCTATGGGACTCAAA GTGGAGCTTGTGGGTTTGGAGAATTCGGAAGGACTGTCAATGATGGCAGCGTGACTGGAGTCTCTAGGCTGTATAGGAATGGAACTGGTTGTGGTGCATGCTATCAG GTAAGGTGCAAAACACCACAATATTGCAGTAAGGATGGAGTGAATGTGGTGGTGACTGACTACGGTGAAGGTGACAAAACTGACTTCATACTCAGCCCCCGAGCCTATGCAAGATTGGCACGCCCCAACGTGGTCTTGGATTTGTTTGCTCGCGGCGTGATTGACATAGAATATCGAAGGGTCTCGTGCCACTACTCTCGTTACAACCTTATGTTCAAGGTCCATGAGAATAGCAGATATCCTAATTATCTAGCTATAACGGTTATATATGCAGCCGAGATGAATGATATCACAGCCGTTGAATTGTGGCAG GAGGATTGCAAACAATGGAAGGGCATGCGCAAAGCCTTCGGGGCAGTGTGGGACATGGCTAATCCACCAAGTGGTTCTATAAAATTGAGGTTTCAAGTGAGTGGCAGCACATGGGTGCAATCCAAATATGATCTGCCTGCTTTGTGGAGCGTAGGGGTTGCTTTTTGGTTCTAG